Proteins encoded by one window of Channa argus isolate prfri chromosome 1, Channa argus male v1.0, whole genome shotgun sequence:
- the gfral gene encoding GDNF family receptor alpha-like isoform X1 has translation MMHLIHLETAVILGIVFAQISSNSISLEPSDCLAAAYTCMSDLCQNEEDFSSGICDDEGCQIKGLEGCNMTIQSVLDQFPSLRGCVCAWQEELCDSIQALATECHRKPATQQKRSTVVDWQSSSLIAYVYDGSRSCLDQITVCVSDTVCNKYLAPVVQACLGHQCNRDHCQQETQRLYGSMPHSVAEMLVMCECEASDQSCLQMRTALHSGTCGDETWVCQDTVKLCVKDSNCRDLLKTFQEKCWRSEEGQCSESDLQNVDCFPLMDPGLILCADSQCKMAFLATLGTALHYPCSCKGLHSRDLLTCNMIHNILHNRSCFMTSQKSSNGPSKPPEISKSDKGQTLPIDYFMYAFATVLLVGIVLIMPIVVVSKIWISGRKEETKFHPLYKSNCVVLP, from the exons ATGATGCATCTGATACATCTGGAAACTGCAGTCATACTTG GGATTGTTTTTGCCCAGATATCCAGCAACAGCATTTCACTGGAACCTTCTGACTGTTTGGCTGCTGCGTATACCTGCATGTCCGATTTATGCCAGAATGAAGAAGATTTTTCCAGTGGCATCTGTGATG ATGAAGGGTGCCAAATAAAGGGCTTAGAGGGGTGTAACATGACCATCCAGTCTGTACTGGACCAATTTCCTTCACTgcgagggtgtgtgtgtgcctggcaGGAGGAGCTTTGTGACTCTATACAAGCACTGGCCACAGAATGCCACAGAAAGCCAG CAACTCAACAGAAGAGGAGCACAGTGGTGGACTGGCAGTCAAGTAGTTTAATAGCCTAtg tttatgATGGATCTAGATCCTGCTTGGACCAGATCACAGTTTGTGTCAGTGACACTGTTTGCAACAAGTATCTAGCACCAGTTGTTCAGGCATGTTTGGGACATCAGTGCAACCGGGATCACTGTCAGCAGGAAACCCAGCGGCTCTATGGCAGCATGCCACACAGCGTCGCAGAGATGCTGgtcatgtgtgagtgtgaggcTTCTGATCAGAGCTGTTTGCAAATGAGAACTGCCCTCCACAGTGGCACGTGTGGAGATGAGACCTGGGTTTGCCAGGACACAGTTAAACTGTGTGTTAAGGACAGTAACTGCAG AGACCTGTTAAAAACCTTCCAAGAAAAATGCTGGAGATCTGAAGAAGGCCAGTGCAGCGAGAGTGACCTCCAAAATGTTGACTGTTTCCCACTGATGGATCCAGGTCTTATCCTCTGTGCAGATTCTCAATGTAAAATGGCCTTTTTGGCCACTCTGGGTACAGCACTTCACTATCCTTGTTCATGCAAAGGACTGCATAGCAGAGATCTTTTGACGTGCAATATGATTCACAATATACTTCATAACAGGTCATGCTTCA TGACATCTCAGAAAAGCAGCAACGGTCCCTCTAAACCACCTGAAATCAGTAAATCTGATAAAGGTCAAACATTGCCAATCG ATTATTTCATGTATGCTTTTGCAACTGTGCTACTTGTTGGCATTGTTTTAATAATGCCTATCGTGGTTGTCAGTAAAATATG GATTTctggaagaaaagaggaaactaAATTTCATCCTCTGTATAAAAGTAATTGTGTTGTTCTTCCCTGA
- the gfral gene encoding GDNF family receptor alpha-like isoform X2 — translation MSDLCQNEEDFSSGICDDEGCQIKGLEGCNMTIQSVLDQFPSLRGCVCAWQEELCDSIQALATECHRKPATQQKRSTVVDWQSSSLIAYVYDGSRSCLDQITVCVSDTVCNKYLAPVVQACLGHQCNRDHCQQETQRLYGSMPHSVAEMLVMCECEASDQSCLQMRTALHSGTCGDETWVCQDTVKLCVKDSNCRDLLKTFQEKCWRSEEGQCSESDLQNVDCFPLMDPGLILCADSQCKMAFLATLGTALHYPCSCKGLHSRDLLTCNMIHNILHNRSCFMTSQKSSNGPSKPPEISKSDKGQTLPIDYFMYAFATVLLVGIVLIMPIVVVSKIWISGRKEETKFHPLYKSNCVVLP, via the exons ATGTCCGATTTATGCCAGAATGAAGAAGATTTTTCCAGTGGCATCTGTGATG ATGAAGGGTGCCAAATAAAGGGCTTAGAGGGGTGTAACATGACCATCCAGTCTGTACTGGACCAATTTCCTTCACTgcgagggtgtgtgtgtgcctggcaGGAGGAGCTTTGTGACTCTATACAAGCACTGGCCACAGAATGCCACAGAAAGCCAG CAACTCAACAGAAGAGGAGCACAGTGGTGGACTGGCAGTCAAGTAGTTTAATAGCCTAtg tttatgATGGATCTAGATCCTGCTTGGACCAGATCACAGTTTGTGTCAGTGACACTGTTTGCAACAAGTATCTAGCACCAGTTGTTCAGGCATGTTTGGGACATCAGTGCAACCGGGATCACTGTCAGCAGGAAACCCAGCGGCTCTATGGCAGCATGCCACACAGCGTCGCAGAGATGCTGgtcatgtgtgagtgtgaggcTTCTGATCAGAGCTGTTTGCAAATGAGAACTGCCCTCCACAGTGGCACGTGTGGAGATGAGACCTGGGTTTGCCAGGACACAGTTAAACTGTGTGTTAAGGACAGTAACTGCAG AGACCTGTTAAAAACCTTCCAAGAAAAATGCTGGAGATCTGAAGAAGGCCAGTGCAGCGAGAGTGACCTCCAAAATGTTGACTGTTTCCCACTGATGGATCCAGGTCTTATCCTCTGTGCAGATTCTCAATGTAAAATGGCCTTTTTGGCCACTCTGGGTACAGCACTTCACTATCCTTGTTCATGCAAAGGACTGCATAGCAGAGATCTTTTGACGTGCAATATGATTCACAATATACTTCATAACAGGTCATGCTTCA TGACATCTCAGAAAAGCAGCAACGGTCCCTCTAAACCACCTGAAATCAGTAAATCTGATAAAGGTCAAACATTGCCAATCG ATTATTTCATGTATGCTTTTGCAACTGTGCTACTTGTTGGCATTGTTTTAATAATGCCTATCGTGGTTGTCAGTAAAATATG GATTTctggaagaaaagaggaaactaAATTTCATCCTCTGTATAAAAGTAATTGTGTTGTTCTTCCCTGA
- the hmgcll1 gene encoding 3-hydroxy-3-methylglutaryl-CoA lyase, cytoplasmic isoform X1, which translates to MGNVPTTVKHCLSYEQLIRDYPWLKRWLLEEKTITGHEYPDFVKIVEVGPRDGLQNEKEIVPTGVKIQLIDMLSGTGLSVIEATSFVSSKWVPQMGDHTDVLRGIHRAPHVQYPVLTPNMQGFQDAVAAGATEVAVFASASETFSKNNINCSIDESMLRYEEVINAAKAQQIPVRGYVSCALGCPQEGHIEPSKVAKVAKSLYEMGCYEISLGDTIGIGTPGSMVKMLQCVMKEVPAKALAVHCHDTYGQALPNILTALQLPTNIWTLISRCKLISAFLERGQYAVGVSSGSVDQFSFSLSVYEMGVCVVDSAVGGLGGCPYAPGSSGNVSTEDVLYMLHGMGIETGVKLAKVIEAGDFICSALSRKTNSKVAWARGRTL; encoded by the exons ATGGGTAACGTACCCACTACAGTGAAGCACTGCCTGAGCTATGAGCAACTCATCCGGGACTACCCATGGCTGAAACGCTGGCTGCTTGAGGAGAAG ACCATTACAGGACATGAGTATCCAGACTTTGTTAAAATTGTTGAAGTTGGGCCGAGAGACGGACTTCAAAATGAAAAG GAAATTGTTCCGACAGGGGTGAAAATCCAGCTGATAGACATGCTTTCAGGAACAGGCCTGTCTGTGATCGAGGCCACCAGCTTTGTCTCTTCAAAGTGGGTACCGCAG ATGGGAGACCACACTGATGTACTCAGAGGAATCCATAGAGCGCCTCATGTTCAGTACCCTGTTTTGACGCCAAACATGCAGGGCTTCCAGGATGCT GTTGCAGCTGGTGCTACTGAAGTTGCCGTGTTTGCGTCGGCATCTGAAACtttcagtaaaaacaatatCAACTGCTCTATTGACGAAAGCATGTTGAGATATGAGGAAGTCATTAACGCTGCAAAAGCGCAACAAATTCCAGTTCGTGG ATATGTGTCTTGTGCCCTGGGATGCCCTCAAGAGGGGCACATTGAACCTTCCAAAGTTGCCAAG GTGGCAAAGAGCTTATATGAAATGGGCTGCTATGAGATTTCACTGGGAGATACCATTGGAATTGGTACCCCGGGATCCATGgttaaaatgctgcagtgtgtgatGAAGGAGGTGCCTGCCAAAGCTCTAGCAGTTCACTGCCATGACACTTATGGGCAGGCATTGCCCAACATCCTTACTGCACTTCAG CTGCCCACCAATATCTGGACTTTGATTTCAAGGTGCAAGCTTATTTCTGCATTCTTGGAAAGGGGACAATATGCTGTAGGTGTCAGCAGTGGATCTGTGGATCAGTTTTCTTTCAGCTTGTCAGTTTATGAG ATGGGGGTCTGTGTGGTGGATTCTGCAGTAGGTGGCCTGGGAGGTTGCCCATATGCTCCTGGATCATCTGGCAATGTTTCAACAGAGGATGTCCTCTATATGCTCCATGGCATGGGCATTGAAACG GGTGTGAAGCTTGCCAAAGTCATAGAAGCTGGTGACTTCATCTGCAGTGCTTTGAGTCGCAAGACAAACTCCAAGGTTGcctgggcaagaggcaggacACTGTGA
- the hmgcll1 gene encoding 3-hydroxy-3-methylglutaryl-CoA lyase, cytoplasmic isoform X2, translating to MGNVPTTVKHCLSYEQLIRDYPWLKRWLLEEKTITGHEYPDFVKIVEVGPRDGLQNEKEIVPTGVKIQLIDMLSGTGLSVIEATSFVSSKWVPQMGDHTDVLRGIHRAPHVQYPVLTPNMQGFQDAVAAGATEVAVFASASETFSKNNINCSIDESMLRYEEVINAAKAQQIPVRGYVSCALGCPQEGHIEPSKVAKVAKSLYEMGCYEISLGDTIGIGTPGSMVKMLQCVMKEVPAKALAVHCHDTYGQALPNILTALQMGVCVVDSAVGGLGGCPYAPGSSGNVSTEDVLYMLHGMGIETGVKLAKVIEAGDFICSALSRKTNSKVAWARGRTL from the exons ATGGGTAACGTACCCACTACAGTGAAGCACTGCCTGAGCTATGAGCAACTCATCCGGGACTACCCATGGCTGAAACGCTGGCTGCTTGAGGAGAAG ACCATTACAGGACATGAGTATCCAGACTTTGTTAAAATTGTTGAAGTTGGGCCGAGAGACGGACTTCAAAATGAAAAG GAAATTGTTCCGACAGGGGTGAAAATCCAGCTGATAGACATGCTTTCAGGAACAGGCCTGTCTGTGATCGAGGCCACCAGCTTTGTCTCTTCAAAGTGGGTACCGCAG ATGGGAGACCACACTGATGTACTCAGAGGAATCCATAGAGCGCCTCATGTTCAGTACCCTGTTTTGACGCCAAACATGCAGGGCTTCCAGGATGCT GTTGCAGCTGGTGCTACTGAAGTTGCCGTGTTTGCGTCGGCATCTGAAACtttcagtaaaaacaatatCAACTGCTCTATTGACGAAAGCATGTTGAGATATGAGGAAGTCATTAACGCTGCAAAAGCGCAACAAATTCCAGTTCGTGG ATATGTGTCTTGTGCCCTGGGATGCCCTCAAGAGGGGCACATTGAACCTTCCAAAGTTGCCAAG GTGGCAAAGAGCTTATATGAAATGGGCTGCTATGAGATTTCACTGGGAGATACCATTGGAATTGGTACCCCGGGATCCATGgttaaaatgctgcagtgtgtgatGAAGGAGGTGCCTGCCAAAGCTCTAGCAGTTCACTGCCATGACACTTATGGGCAGGCATTGCCCAACATCCTTACTGCACTTCAG ATGGGGGTCTGTGTGGTGGATTCTGCAGTAGGTGGCCTGGGAGGTTGCCCATATGCTCCTGGATCATCTGGCAATGTTTCAACAGAGGATGTCCTCTATATGCTCCATGGCATGGGCATTGAAACG GGTGTGAAGCTTGCCAAAGTCATAGAAGCTGGTGACTTCATCTGCAGTGCTTTGAGTCGCAAGACAAACTCCAAGGTTGcctgggcaagaggcaggacACTGTGA